In one window of Desulforhabdus amnigena DNA:
- the dsrJ gene encoding sulfate reduction electron transfer complex DsrMKJOP subunit DsrJ — protein MYNAKKIIPGLLIFLGLITFPLWYNMGKAAPAPQPKLDTPAIQRMPQKQCVLPLGEMRTGHMQLLNDWRTQVVRNGKRVYVAQDGKTYNMSLQNECMKCHSNKTEFCDTCHNYAGLQLGSTPYCWTCHIAPKENK, from the coding sequence ATGTATAACGCCAAAAAAATCATCCCCGGCCTTCTCATCTTTCTTGGCCTGATCACCTTCCCTCTCTGGTACAACATGGGGAAGGCGGCTCCGGCCCCTCAACCCAAGCTGGATACTCCCGCCATCCAGAGGATGCCTCAAAAACAGTGCGTCCTGCCTTTGGGAGAAATGAGAACGGGGCACATGCAGCTTCTGAACGACTGGAGAACCCAGGTTGTACGTAACGGCAAGAGGGTCTATGTGGCTCAGGACGGCAAAACATACAACATGAGCCTGCAGAACGAATGTATGAAATGCCATTCCAATAAGACCGAGTTTTGTGATACTTGCCACAACTACGCTGGACTCCAGTTAGGATCGACGCCCTACTGCTGGACCTGTCACATCGCCCCAAAGGAGAACAAGTAA
- the dsrK gene encoding sulfate reduction electron transfer complex DsrMKJOP subunit DsrK: MAKVPKPSELAIDYTLPQAGWMDTKPEFRPGTWCYPGKAKNLEILDLPNPREWSPTDEDWKLPPNWKEIIFEGLRDYLDKYRSLRIFMDVCVRCGACADKCHFFIGSGDPKNMPVLRAELLRSIYRKEFTTAGKIFGKIAGARELTEDVVKEWFYYFFQCTECRRCSLFCPYGIDTAEITIIGRELLNLLGLNIDWVVAPAANCFMNGNHLGIQPHAFKDMIEFFVDEIEAVNGIRVEPTFNRKGAEILFITPSGDVFADPGTYTLMGYLMLFHEIGLDYTWSTYASEGGNFGLFTNHDTMKKLNAKMYAEAKRLGVKYIIGGECGHMWRVINQYMDTMNGPADFLEVPVSPITGTVFENAKSTKMIHIVEFTADLIRNGKLKLDPSRNDHLNVTFHDSCNPARAMGFFEEPRYVIKNVCNNFHEMPPNTIREQTFCCGSGSGLNTDEYMEMRMRGGLPRANAVKHVHDQHGVNMLACICAIDRAVLPPLMNYWVPGVGVTGVHELVGNALMMEGESERTTDLRGEPLAGMEDVENEDV; encoded by the coding sequence ATGGCAAAGGTTCCCAAACCAAGTGAATTAGCAATAGATTATACGCTTCCCCAGGCGGGATGGATGGATACCAAGCCCGAATTCAGGCCAGGCACATGGTGCTATCCTGGAAAGGCAAAAAACCTCGAGATATTGGATCTTCCCAACCCCAGGGAATGGTCTCCGACCGACGAAGATTGGAAGCTGCCTCCAAACTGGAAGGAGATCATCTTCGAAGGCTTGCGCGACTACCTGGACAAGTACCGCTCCCTTCGGATATTCATGGATGTTTGTGTCAGATGCGGCGCTTGCGCGGATAAATGTCATTTCTTCATCGGGTCGGGCGATCCCAAGAACATGCCCGTGCTCCGTGCGGAACTGCTCCGATCCATCTATCGCAAGGAATTCACCACGGCTGGAAAGATCTTCGGTAAAATCGCCGGTGCCCGCGAACTCACCGAAGATGTCGTGAAGGAATGGTTCTATTATTTCTTTCAATGTACCGAATGCCGCCGCTGCTCTCTTTTTTGCCCCTACGGAATAGACACGGCTGAAATCACCATCATCGGCCGGGAACTGCTCAACCTGCTCGGTCTCAATATCGACTGGGTGGTCGCCCCTGCGGCAAACTGTTTCATGAACGGAAACCATCTCGGCATTCAGCCCCATGCATTCAAGGACATGATTGAGTTCTTCGTGGACGAAATCGAAGCCGTCAACGGCATCCGGGTCGAACCCACCTTCAACCGCAAAGGCGCCGAGATTCTTTTCATCACCCCTTCGGGCGACGTTTTTGCCGATCCCGGCACGTATACTCTGATGGGCTACCTGATGCTTTTCCATGAAATAGGCCTCGACTATACCTGGAGCACTTACGCTTCGGAAGGCGGCAACTTCGGCCTCTTCACGAATCACGACACCATGAAAAAGCTCAACGCCAAGATGTACGCCGAAGCCAAGCGCCTCGGAGTCAAGTACATCATCGGTGGTGAGTGCGGTCACATGTGGCGTGTCATCAACCAGTATATGGACACCATGAACGGCCCTGCCGACTTCCTGGAAGTTCCCGTATCTCCTATCACGGGAACGGTCTTTGAAAACGCCAAGTCCACCAAGATGATTCACATCGTCGAATTTACGGCCGACTTGATCCGCAACGGCAAGCTGAAACTCGATCCCAGCCGTAACGACCATCTGAACGTGACTTTTCACGATTCCTGCAACCCCGCCCGTGCCATGGGATTCTTTGAAGAACCCCGGTACGTCATCAAAAATGTGTGCAACAACTTCCATGAAATGCCTCCCAACACGATTCGTGAACAGACCTTCTGCTGCGGCAGCGGTTCCGGTTTGAATACCGACGAATACATGGAAATGCGCATGAGGGGCGGTCTGCCCAGAGCCAACGCGGTGAAGCACGTCCATGACCAGCATGGGGTCAACATGCTGGCCTGCATCTGCGCCATCGACCGCGCAGTGCTCCCGCCATTGATGAATTATTGGGTCCCCGGCGTCGGTGTTACCGGTGTTCATGAACTTGTGGGCAACGCTCTGATGATGGAGGGTGAAAGCGAGAGGACCACAGACCTCCGTGGTGAACCCTTAGCAGGAATGGAGGACGTAGAAAATGAGGATGTATAA
- the dsrM gene encoding sulfate reduction electron transfer complex DsrMKJOP subunit DsrM produces MGIKFSLLSVVALVLAVFLGVKVAGLTYFFGVIVPYAAIFIFIGGFTYRILQWGRSPVPFSIPTTAGQQKSLPWIKQNKLDNPTTPGWVVGRMLLEILLFRSLFRNTKLEKYDGPKLAYQWEKWLWLAGLLFHYSFLVIFIRHLRFFVEPVPGFVHSIERIDGLLQLGLPGLYITDLIFLAAVTYLFLRRVVIPQMRYISLPADYFPLFLLMTLGLTGVLMRYFTKVDVVKVKELAMGIVTFHPVVPEGIGVLFYIHFFLICTFFIYFPFSKLMHLGGVFLSPTRNMPNNSRIVRHINPWNYPVKVHTYAEYEDHFREKMIEAGLPVEKE; encoded by the coding sequence ATGGGCATCAAGTTTTCCTTACTCTCAGTTGTTGCGCTAGTCCTGGCAGTTTTTTTGGGAGTGAAGGTGGCCGGTTTGACTTACTTTTTTGGGGTCATCGTACCCTACGCCGCTATCTTCATATTCATAGGAGGATTCACGTATCGTATTCTCCAATGGGGGCGCTCCCCGGTCCCATTCAGCATACCCACCACGGCTGGACAGCAGAAATCTTTACCCTGGATCAAGCAAAACAAGCTTGACAACCCCACCACTCCTGGATGGGTTGTAGGCAGAATGCTCCTGGAAATACTCCTTTTCCGCTCCCTTTTCAGAAACACCAAGCTTGAGAAATACGACGGTCCAAAGCTTGCCTACCAATGGGAAAAGTGGCTCTGGCTTGCCGGCCTTTTGTTTCACTATTCCTTCTTGGTAATTTTCATCAGGCACCTCCGGTTTTTTGTGGAACCGGTTCCTGGATTCGTCCATTCCATTGAGCGCATAGACGGGCTTTTGCAACTGGGCCTTCCCGGCCTCTACATCACCGATCTCATCTTTTTGGCCGCAGTGACCTATCTCTTTCTGAGACGTGTGGTCATTCCCCAGATGCGCTACATCTCTCTTCCGGCGGACTACTTCCCGCTTTTTCTGCTCATGACACTGGGTCTTACCGGCGTCCTGATGCGCTATTTCACCAAGGTCGACGTGGTGAAGGTCAAAGAACTGGCTATGGGAATCGTCACTTTCCATCCGGTGGTTCCGGAAGGTATAGGTGTGTTGTTTTACATTCACTTCTTTCTGATCTGCACCTTTTTTATTTATTTCCCCTTCAGCAAGCTCATGCATCTCGGCGGGGTATTCCTGAGCCCGACAAGAAACATGCCAAACAACAGCCGCATCGTTCGGCACATCAATCCTTGGAATTACCCTGTGAAAGTCCATACCTACGCAGAGTATGAAGACCACTTCAGGGAAAAAATGATAGAGGCCGGATTACCAGTGGAAAAGGAGTAA
- a CDS encoding RsbRD N-terminal domain-containing protein codes for MNLEKFLTESKATILKRWFNAVVDTYPPESGRLLKKEKNQFANPVGHSIAEGMEGIYEALIEGMQPEKVKPHLETIIRIRAIQDFSPSQAIAFIFLFKKVIRDELQDGKPEDGISSQDLLALETQMDNLALLAFNVYMECREKLYEARVNDFKNRTYRLLQRANLLTEISEQESETKRSSTPIT; via the coding sequence ATGAATCTTGAGAAATTTTTAACAGAGTCAAAGGCCACCATTTTGAAGAGGTGGTTTAATGCTGTGGTGGATACGTATCCGCCCGAGAGTGGAAGGTTGCTTAAGAAGGAAAAGAACCAGTTTGCCAATCCCGTCGGGCATAGTATTGCCGAGGGAATGGAGGGTATTTACGAGGCACTTATTGAAGGAATGCAACCCGAAAAAGTGAAACCTCACCTGGAGACGATCATCCGCATCAGGGCGATCCAGGATTTTTCTCCCTCCCAGGCTATTGCCTTCATCTTCCTTTTCAAAAAAGTCATCAGAGATGAACTGCAGGATGGGAAACCGGAAGACGGAATTTCATCCCAGGATTTGCTGGCGCTGGAGACCCAAATGGACAATTTGGCTCTACTCGCTTTCAATGTTTATATGGAATGCCGCGAAAAGCTGTATGAAGCGCGAGTCAACGACTTCAAAAACAGAACGTATAGGCTCCTGCAAAGGGCAAACCTGTTGACCGAGATCTCCGAGCAGGAATCGGAAACAAAAAGGAGCAGCACTCCAATCACTTAA
- a CDS encoding VOC family protein, with protein MIKYTGVHHLAMATRDLDKTVRFWRDLLEMRLVIGMGRPGYRHYFLEVSENTLITFFEWPDVEPVTEKDHGFPVKGPFVFDHVSFAVETEETLWILKDRLDAAGMWVSEMIDHGFIHSIYTFDPNGIPIEFSCNVKGIDIRKNPVNIDSRPSSVIMEGTEPQPNKWPPATKITPVEERDIFPGEGKELFLGEKRNVWEKK; from the coding sequence ATGATCAAATACACCGGAGTCCATCATTTGGCTATGGCAACTCGCGATCTGGATAAGACCGTGCGTTTTTGGAGAGACTTGTTGGAAATGCGTTTGGTCATCGGAATGGGCCGCCCTGGCTATCGGCACTATTTCCTGGAAGTCTCTGAAAATACCTTGATCACATTCTTCGAGTGGCCCGATGTGGAACCTGTCACGGAAAAGGATCATGGTTTTCCCGTCAAAGGCCCATTTGTTTTCGATCATGTCTCTTTTGCCGTCGAAACGGAGGAAACTCTCTGGATTCTCAAAGATAGGCTCGACGCGGCCGGTATGTGGGTTTCTGAAATGATCGACCACGGATTCATTCATTCCATTTATACTTTCGACCCCAACGGGATTCCTATCGAATTCAGTTGCAATGTGAAAGGGATCGATATTCGTAAGAATCCTGTCAATATAGATTCCAGGCCTTCCTCCGTTATCATGGAAGGGACGGAACCCCAGCCGAATAAATGGCCTCCCGCAACGAAAATTACGCCGGTGGAGGAGCGTGATATCTTCCCCGGGGAAGGGAAGGAGTTGTTTCTGGGTGAGAAAAGGAACGTCTGGGAAAAGAAATGA
- a CDS encoding DUF3786 domain-containing protein → MQDKYREKLDNRLTPIHLYKLTPKTNCGECGFASCLAFATQVIVGQGDLDACPYLDRSLLEPFRDHLESQHQSGIGLKREGFEKALHHLRGEIKKWNLENLAESLDASFVLKEGEPALELTYFGNPVIVTAGDIVSSLGKEINPWEKIFLYNYVIGGAVECSGVWVGMESFPNSVSKIKSLKAHCEGRLAQSFASKFSALPPITASLGRDVTSDHENVDFAAEFQILPRLPIRILWWDEVPSEGFEAKTKFLFDSRALETLDLESLLFACEQLTGRLLDALQTL, encoded by the coding sequence ATGCAAGATAAGTATAGAGAAAAATTAGATAATCGGCTCACACCCATTCATCTCTACAAGCTTACTCCCAAAACCAACTGTGGTGAATGCGGGTTTGCCAGCTGCCTGGCGTTTGCTACCCAGGTCATTGTGGGGCAGGGAGATCTCGATGCCTGTCCCTATCTGGATCGATCCCTCCTAGAACCTTTTCGGGACCACCTCGAAAGTCAACACCAGTCTGGAATTGGATTGAAACGGGAAGGTTTTGAAAAGGCACTGCATCATCTGAGGGGCGAAATCAAGAAATGGAACTTGGAGAATTTGGCGGAAAGTTTGGATGCAAGTTTTGTTCTCAAAGAGGGTGAGCCCGCTCTGGAACTCACCTACTTTGGAAATCCAGTGATCGTCACTGCCGGGGACATTGTGAGTAGTCTGGGGAAAGAGATCAATCCCTGGGAGAAGATTTTCCTCTACAACTACGTCATCGGGGGGGCGGTGGAATGTTCCGGTGTTTGGGTCGGGATGGAGAGTTTTCCCAACTCCGTTTCAAAAATCAAAAGCCTCAAAGCTCACTGTGAAGGACGGCTGGCACAGTCCTTTGCCTCAAAATTCAGCGCGCTGCCGCCCATTACAGCCTCTTTGGGGCGTGACGTGACTTCCGATCACGAGAATGTGGACTTTGCAGCAGAATTTCAGATCCTCCCCAGACTTCCGATTCGGATTCTCTGGTGGGACGAGGTTCCCTCTGAAGGTTTTGAAGCCAAAACCAAGTTTCTTTTCGATTCGAGAGCGTTGGAAACGCTTGACCTCGAATCTTTGCTCTTTGCTTGCGAACAACTGACCGGCCGGCTCCTGGATGCACTTCAAACATTGTGA
- a CDS encoding PxxKW family cysteine-rich protein has product MEQLERKPIVEQCNGCGNIEEDKCRIWTTPAAKWRMGKCPSATHVKIEVKGTEQKIRVGQQKQKKK; this is encoded by the coding sequence ATGGAGCAGTTGGAAAGAAAGCCGATAGTCGAACAATGCAATGGTTGTGGAAACATCGAGGAAGACAAATGCCGCATTTGGACGACACCGGCCGCAAAATGGAGAATGGGGAAGTGCCCCTCAGCCACTCACGTGAAGATCGAAGTAAAAGGTACCGAGCAGAAGATTCGCGTCGGTCAGCAAAAACAGAAGAAGAAATAA
- a CDS encoding citrate synthase has product MKNTVRIKNMGLRGVPVADTKISFIDGLKGILIYRGYRIEELAEKSSFVETAYLLLNGTLPRTKELEQFNAELVASRKLPDFILKSFRNWPKNAAPMDVLQASLPLLAMADPELMDETRDANVRKAIRIIARMPAILAGWHRIRNGLDPLPPDHALSHTANFLWQLHGRKPDVHMAKDLDVCMILHAEHTFNASTFACREVVSTRAHMYAGVSAGIGALSGSLHGGANAKVMEMLFQIEKEISSEDDIAKWVKQKMDRGEKMMGMGHAVYKTFDPRSIILKEICRRLAVETGHMKWYRWLSRIEEECHREFERKGKSWIKSNVDFYAGLLYAMMDIPVDLMTPMFALSIVTGWCSHVIEEKFAEAQEKPVLYRPEADYVGDYCGAMGCEYKSVDQRG; this is encoded by the coding sequence ATGAAAAATACAGTCCGAATCAAAAATATGGGACTGCGGGGTGTGCCCGTCGCCGACACCAAGATCAGCTTCATCGATGGCCTCAAGGGCATACTCATTTATCGCGGTTACCGCATTGAAGAGCTCGCCGAAAAATCGTCTTTTGTTGAAACGGCTTACCTCCTTTTGAACGGCACTTTGCCCAGAACAAAAGAGCTGGAACAATTCAACGCTGAACTTGTTGCATCGCGAAAGCTGCCCGATTTCATTCTGAAAAGTTTCAGGAACTGGCCAAAGAATGCAGCCCCTATGGATGTACTCCAGGCGTCCCTCCCCCTGCTGGCCATGGCCGACCCCGAACTCATGGACGAAACCAGGGATGCCAATGTCCGCAAAGCGATCCGTATCATAGCGCGAATGCCCGCTATACTCGCAGGATGGCACCGCATAAGAAACGGTCTGGATCCCCTGCCGCCCGATCATGCGCTTTCGCATACGGCCAATTTCCTGTGGCAGCTCCACGGCAGAAAACCAGATGTACACATGGCTAAGGATTTGGATGTTTGTATGATCCTTCACGCCGAGCACACCTTCAATGCGTCCACATTCGCCTGTCGCGAAGTGGTTTCCACACGGGCACACATGTACGCTGGAGTTTCGGCCGGGATCGGGGCTCTTTCAGGAAGCCTTCACGGCGGAGCAAACGCGAAAGTCATGGAAATGCTCTTTCAAATAGAAAAGGAAATTTCTTCGGAAGACGACATCGCAAAATGGGTCAAGCAAAAGATGGACAGAGGGGAAAAAATGATGGGGATGGGACATGCGGTCTACAAAACGTTTGACCCGCGGTCTATAATTCTCAAAGAAATTTGCCGAAGGCTCGCCGTAGAGACGGGTCACATGAAGTGGTACCGCTGGCTTTCGCGGATAGAGGAAGAATGCCACAGAGAATTTGAACGAAAAGGCAAGAGCTGGATCAAATCCAATGTGGATTTTTACGCGGGTCTTCTCTATGCCATGATGGACATTCCCGTGGATTTGATGACTCCCATGTTTGCTTTATCCATTGTTACCGGGTGGTGCTCTCATGTGATTGAAGAAAAATTTGCGGAAGCACAGGAAAAGCCTGTACTTTACAGGCCAGAGGCTGATTATGTCGGAGATTACTGCGGTGCCATGGGGTGCGAGTACAAATCAGTGGATCAAAGGGGGTAA
- a CDS encoding aminotransferase class V-fold PLP-dependent enzyme, with translation MSPLENSRNESKHVCADVTKQVPNKGMSRRGFFKLAGIAVAAGAASVSLPKICAAKDLSSPLPYGSIADDKFWRNVQNQFSIDPNVVYMNIGTTGSTPKAILESYSKYNELAAYHPRTFEAELGATLGLPAQREALAAQFGCNMDEICLSHNTTDGLDTIINGLDFQRKDEILITHHEHIGALSPLHVLRDRYGVIIKEVEIPVLKTESADQFVESFRNNISKKTKAILFSHITYKTGTRLPARELCTLAREHGLISIVDGAHGPGMIQLDFHDMGCDFYAGAGHKWQCGPGGTGILYLRNQGENLPKFWTQNASTYTFAVEPYGNKRGAFDIAYSLQYRGQGNIAAFLATVDACNMWEEIGRDKIEEYVCGLGSYLKKGLKEKFGGAGTFFAPDIPEFATGLTSFNPFDDIHDSTKIMTLVDRLAKEAGYQVRYTDFYLHVGDIVRAYALRISTHLFHNRTQIDGLIDALYNIYLEMEG, from the coding sequence ATGAGTCCATTGGAAAATAGCCGGAACGAAAGCAAGCACGTTTGTGCCGACGTTACGAAACAGGTCCCGAACAAAGGAATGTCGCGGAGAGGCTTTTTTAAGCTTGCAGGTATCGCTGTGGCAGCAGGCGCCGCAAGCGTATCGCTTCCCAAAATCTGTGCAGCGAAAGACCTATCCTCGCCGCTTCCCTACGGCAGTATCGCCGACGATAAATTCTGGAGGAACGTGCAAAATCAGTTTTCTATCGATCCAAATGTCGTATACATGAACATCGGCACCACTGGATCCACTCCAAAGGCGATTCTTGAAAGTTATTCGAAGTATAATGAACTTGCAGCCTACCACCCCCGTACATTTGAAGCGGAATTGGGTGCCACCCTCGGTCTGCCCGCACAGCGGGAAGCACTGGCAGCGCAGTTTGGATGCAACATGGACGAAATCTGCCTGTCACACAACACAACCGACGGACTGGACACGATCATCAACGGTCTGGATTTCCAAAGAAAGGATGAAATCCTCATAACCCATCATGAACATATCGGAGCCCTTTCGCCTCTCCATGTTCTTCGAGACCGGTATGGGGTCATCATCAAAGAAGTGGAAATCCCTGTTCTCAAAACGGAGAGCGCCGATCAATTTGTGGAAAGTTTTAGAAATAATATATCCAAAAAAACCAAGGCGATTCTTTTCTCCCATATCACATACAAGACGGGAACACGCCTTCCCGCCAGGGAACTTTGCACTCTGGCAAGAGAACATGGGTTGATTTCCATTGTGGATGGAGCGCATGGCCCGGGAATGATCCAGCTGGATTTCCATGATATGGGATGCGATTTCTATGCGGGAGCGGGCCACAAATGGCAGTGCGGTCCTGGAGGCACGGGTATTCTTTATCTGCGCAACCAAGGTGAGAATTTGCCAAAATTCTGGACGCAAAATGCATCGACCTATACTTTTGCCGTTGAGCCTTACGGAAATAAGAGAGGCGCATTTGACATCGCCTATTCCCTGCAGTATCGCGGCCAAGGGAACATAGCGGCATTTCTGGCCACGGTGGATGCCTGCAATATGTGGGAAGAGATAGGCCGGGACAAAATAGAGGAATATGTCTGTGGATTGGGGTCTTATCTGAAAAAAGGACTCAAGGAAAAATTCGGCGGGGCCGGCACATTCTTCGCTCCTGATATTCCAGAATTTGCAACCGGTCTCACTTCATTCAACCCATTTGATGACATCCACGATTCGACCAAAATCATGACACTCGTTGACCGGCTGGCCAAGGAAGCGGGTTATCAGGTGCGCTACACCGATTTTTATCTTCACGTCGGTGACATCGTCAGGGCATATGCGTTGCGCATCTCCACACACCTCTTCCACAATCGCACGCAAATCGACGGCTTGATAGATGCCCTCTACAATATTTACCTGGAAATGGAAGGATAG
- a CDS encoding PqiC family protein has product MNHRFFGNIVLTFLIVSLLGGCFGGRSAKTHFYLLGESTGSAPFQQNNAATGEKIIGVGPVEVAEYLDRPQIVTRSGQNEIHFAEYDRWAEPIKDGFARVMAANLSNLLGTEQVAPFPWRSSTILDYQVTIKVVRFDGEPGGSTSLVALWSLYGRENREILKWNKFTGTEICEKKDFESLVAAKNRLIEKFSAEVAGVIRSDAASLP; this is encoded by the coding sequence ATGAATCATCGCTTTTTCGGAAACATTGTCCTGACGTTTTTGATTGTGAGCCTTCTTGGGGGGTGTTTTGGAGGAAGAAGCGCCAAAACGCATTTTTACCTTCTCGGGGAGTCGACCGGCTCCGCTCCTTTCCAACAAAACAACGCCGCAACGGGTGAAAAGATAATCGGCGTTGGCCCCGTCGAGGTAGCCGAATATCTCGATCGCCCACAGATTGTGACACGTTCCGGACAGAACGAAATACACTTTGCAGAATACGATCGATGGGCAGAACCGATCAAAGATGGCTTTGCGCGTGTCATGGCTGCAAACCTTTCAAACCTTCTCGGCACTGAACAGGTGGCTCCCTTCCCCTGGCGAAGCTCGACAATTTTGGACTATCAGGTCACCATAAAAGTAGTGCGCTTTGACGGGGAGCCGGGAGGAAGCACCTCCCTTGTCGCCCTCTGGAGCCTTTACGGCAGGGAAAACCGAGAAATATTGAAATGGAATAAATTCACAGGAACTGAAATTTGCGAAAAAAAGGATTTTGAATCCCTCGTTGCGGCGAAAAACAGGCTCATCGAGAAGTTCAGCGCCGAAGTCGCCGGTGTCATCCGCTCAGACGCAGCGTCACTCCCCTGA
- a CDS encoding MlaD family protein, whose translation MSKKANPKAIGAFVLGAIALIIAGIMIFGGGNLFQEKKTWVSFFSGSIKGLSVGAPVTFRGVNVGTVTDIQLRIEGKDLTSRIAVFYEIDPSRLTFIGISEAERQEFDAKRLIEKGLRAQLTVQSFVTGLLNVDLDFRPQSPIKLVGTIKDIPEIPTVPSNLEDFLTRFEKVPVEDLLRKVTDILTSIGEVIESEDFKGSIAALHRTLEGTDNLVKKVDGQVSPFMGESRETVKELRKTLQNLNKQMDVLANRTDGTLKTIDNLAKNMDQHMGPLATSLKETSDASHRAMEQATRTLKVFTNLAGDNSPLLYNFQEALEDLSSASRSVRMLAEYLGQHPEALIKGKSK comes from the coding sequence ATGAGCAAAAAAGCCAATCCGAAAGCCATCGGAGCTTTCGTTCTCGGGGCGATTGCCCTCATCATTGCTGGAATCATGATTTTTGGAGGTGGAAATCTCTTCCAGGAGAAGAAGACCTGGGTGTCCTTTTTCAGCGGCTCGATCAAGGGGCTGTCCGTAGGAGCCCCTGTGACTTTCCGCGGTGTGAACGTTGGAACCGTTACTGATATCCAACTGCGTATTGAGGGAAAAGATCTGACTTCGCGGATTGCGGTTTTTTATGAAATCGATCCATCGCGTTTGACATTTATTGGCATCAGCGAAGCTGAACGCCAGGAATTTGATGCAAAGCGCTTGATAGAAAAGGGATTGAGAGCTCAACTGACAGTCCAGAGTTTTGTGACGGGACTGCTCAATGTAGATCTGGATTTCCGCCCCCAAAGCCCCATCAAGTTGGTAGGAACCATCAAAGATATTCCGGAAATCCCCACTGTTCCATCAAATCTGGAAGACTTTCTGACGCGTTTCGAGAAAGTTCCGGTCGAGGATCTACTGCGCAAAGTCACGGATATCCTCACGAGCATCGGTGAGGTGATCGAGTCTGAAGACTTCAAGGGGTCTATCGCCGCTTTGCACAGAACGCTCGAGGGCACGGACAATTTGGTCAAAAAGGTGGATGGCCAGGTCTCCCCCTTTATGGGAGAAAGCCGCGAAACGGTCAAAGAACTGAGAAAAACCCTGCAAAACCTCAATAAACAAATGGACGTTCTTGCCAATCGTACGGACGGAACGCTCAAAACCATAGACAATCTGGCAAAGAATATGGATCAGCATATGGGCCCTCTCGCAACCAGTCTCAAAGAAACCTCCGATGCCTCGCATCGTGCTATGGAACAGGCCACTCGAACACTCAAAGTGTTTACGAACCTGGCAGGCGACAATTCCCCTCTGCTCTACAACTTCCAGGAAGCCCTGGAAGACTTGTCGTCGGCATCGCGTTCGGTCCGCATGCTGGCAGAATATCTGGGACAGCATCCTGAAGCTCTCATCAAGGGTAAAAGCAAATAG
- a CDS encoding ABC transporter ATP-binding protein yields MNTRDIPPSDAHITVSDLDMAYGDYVIQRDLNFSIRRGEIFIIMGGSGCGKSTLLKHLIGLMKPARGKVFYNALSFWDCEQEERDRIMRRSGILYQSGALWSSMTLSENVALPLQEYTALSASEIQDLASFKLSLVGLAGFEEFYPSEISGGMRKRAGLARAMALDPDILFFDEPSAGLDPVSAKLLDDLILELKESLGTTIVVVSHELASIFAIGDDSVYLDAETKTMIAQGNPRDLLKESTDPKVRSFLTRGEG; encoded by the coding sequence ATGAACACAAGAGACATACCGCCGTCCGACGCTCATATCACCGTATCCGACCTGGATATGGCCTACGGGGATTATGTGATTCAGAGAGACCTCAATTTTTCCATCCGCCGTGGGGAAATCTTCATCATCATGGGAGGAAGCGGTTGCGGCAAGAGTACGCTCTTGAAGCACCTTATCGGGTTAATGAAACCCGCCAGGGGAAAAGTGTTTTACAATGCTCTGAGCTTCTGGGACTGTGAACAGGAAGAGAGGGATCGCATCATGAGGCGTTCCGGCATCCTGTACCAGAGTGGGGCATTGTGGAGCTCCATGACACTTTCGGAAAATGTGGCTCTCCCCCTGCAAGAATACACGGCTCTGAGCGCCTCTGAAATTCAGGATCTGGCCTCTTTCAAACTTTCGCTGGTCGGCCTTGCAGGTTTTGAAGAATTCTATCCATCTGAAATCAGCGGGGGAATGAGGAAAAGAGCAGGCCTCGCACGGGCCATGGCGCTCGATCCTGACATACTCTTTTTTGACGAACCATCGGCCGGACTGGATCCGGTGAGCGCGAAGCTTTTGGATGATTTGATTCTGGAACTGAAAGAGAGCCTGGGCACCACTATCGTAGTGGTCTCTCATGAACTGGCAAGCATCTTTGCCATCGGAGATGACTCCGTCTACCTGGATGCCGAAACCAAGACCATGATCGCTCAGGGCAATCCGCGAGACCTTCTGAAGGAGTCGACAGACCCCAAGGTACGCAGTTTCTTAACGCGGGGAGAAGGATAA